Part of the Prosthecobacter debontii genome is shown below.
TGCGGGGATTCATCTCGATGAAGTACCACTCACCACTTTCGTGATCGACGAGGAACTCCACCGTTCCTGCGTGCGTGTAGTTCACGGCTTCTGCCAGTTTTACGGCGGCATCGCACAGACCGTCGATGATCTCCTGCTTGACGCCATAACTGGGCGCTTGCTCAATCACTTTCTGGTGGCGGCGTTGCACCGAGCAATCGCGCTCATGGAGGTGCAGCACATTGCCATGTTTATCGGCCAAGATTTGCACTTCGATATGCTTGGCCTTGCCCACAAATTTTTCCAGGAAGACAGCTCCATTGCCGAAGGCGCGCAACGCTTCGGTTTGTGCTTCATCCAGAAGTTTTTCCAGATCTTTAGCCTCACGAACGACACGCATGCCGCGTCCACCGCCTCCAAAAGCTGCTTTGATGATGAGGGGAAAGCCGATTTTTTTGGCGACTGCCAAGGCTTCTTTACGGTCACTGACCGGCTCATCGGTGCCTTCTAAGATCGGCACGTTCAGCTTACGCGCAATGTTTCGAGCGGCGGTCTTGTCACCCATCATGTCCAGAATCTTCGACTCCGGCCCGATGAAGATGATGCCTGCATTTGCGCAGGCTTGAGCAAACTGGGGGTTCTCACTGAGGAATCCATAACCGGGGTGGATGGCATCCACGCCTTTCTCCTTGGCCAATGTGACGATACCTTCAATGTCCAGATAGGCCCCCAGAGGTCCTTTGTCCTTGTTCAATTCATAGGCCTCGTCCGCTTTGAAGCGATGCGGGCAGAAGCGGTCTTCCTGGGCATAGATGCCTACGGTTTTCAATCCCAGTTCCGTGGCTGCACGCATGACGCGGATGGCAATCTCAGAGCGATTGGCCACCATCAACTTTTTGATGGGACGAATGCTTGATGCGGGAGGCTCGGCTTTACTGGGCTTGGCTGCGGCTTTTTTGGGCATGGCTGTGGGGTTGGGAAAAACAAATAAGACAGGGGATTTTCAATGTCCGGTCCTGTTTTGCAAGACTGCTGAAACGAATGACTCGATGAAAATGCGCCTAGAGTCGTTCGATTTGATCCAAAACTTTCCGATTTTACCAATCCATGGCTAAAGAATCCTAGATTCAGATCATGCGGCCTGAAATGGAGAACTCATTTGGGGTGAATCATCCGCATGTGAATCGGTGACAAGAGCATTGGAAAGCACGCGTAGAATAAGGTCATCATCTGACTTTCCATCATGCCTTCAGTTCTCGCTATTTTTGCCCATCCGGACGATATTGAATTTGTTGCTGCCGGGACCATGCTGCTCCTTCAAGAGCGCGGCTGGGATCTCCATTATATCAATCTTTGCACGGGCAACGGAGGCTCCGTTCAGATGGATGGCCCCACCACAGTGCGGACACGGCTTGCTGAAGGCCAAGAAGCTGCCCGGATTTTAGGGGCTGCATTTTACCCGCCGATCGCCGATGACCTGGAATTGACCTACAGCGTGCCGCTTCTGCGTAAAGTGGCGGCCGTGGTGCGTGAGGCGAAGCCGAGCATCGTGCTCACGCATTCACCTTCCGACTACATGGAAGATCATCAAAATGCGCAACGGCTTGCTTGTACAGCTGCTTTTGCTCATCCTATCCAGAACTTTGTCACAGATCCTCCTCGTGAGTCCTTCCTCCATGATGTCACTGTGTATCATGCGATGCCTCATGGCCTCTGCGATCCACTCCGCAAGCGCATCCATGCTGGAGCTTACGTGAACACAAGCCGTGTGCATGCTAAAAAGCGTGAGGCTCTAGCCGCCCATGTCAGTCAAAAGCACTGGCTGGATGTGACGCAAGGAATGGACTCCTATCTGGTCAGCATGGATGAAGCCTCTCGCAAGGTCGGAGCCTTATCTGGGTGCTTTGAATACGCTGAAGGATGGCGCCGACATTTACATCTTGGCTTCAGTGCCAGTGCCATTGATCCGCTGGCGGAAGCACTTGGTGACGACTGTTTCATCAATGAAGATTACGAGAAGTGGCTGACAGAATAGTCTCCCGCGTCGGGGACTATAGGGTTTTAGACCCTCTCATGCCGTGAACTCAATTGAGTGTCGCCATTTTGAAATGTGATGGATCCACGCTTCGTTGAGTCCTAACAGCATTCCGACTGATATGAGCACTCATCTATGCCGCCGAGAGTTTGCTTGGCAGACTTCGTTAGGACTCTGTGGCGTGATGGCCGAGAGGCTTCTCGGTGCGGAGGGCGCTGAGCCTCTGAAGCCTGACCCAGCAGCGAAACGTCTCGTTGAACTCGGTCTCAATGGATTGGCCCGAGCACATCAAATGAGCTATTTCGCTGATGGGCATCGGGCTGCGGCCCTAGTTGCAGCGCACCTGATGTGCGAGGAAAATCAATTGCCCGATGCCGCGCGGGCTCGAATTGAGCAGTTGTTCGATCTCAACTGGGCACACAGTCCTTTGTGCGCCGCTTTTCCAGAGGAGGCGGCGGACCCGTCGCTGGTTAACAAAATTGGGGAGACGCTTATGGATGCCCATGGCTCACTCCGCGAGGTGGGGCACAACGCCATCTTTGCGATGCATGCCATGCGCGGTTTCCGTCTGCTACCTGAACTAGCCACACCACGTCGAATTGATGGCGTGTGCAGATTGATTCGAGCCATCAAGCCTTGGCGTGATGACGTTCAGCCGGATGAAAGCATCAACCTGCCGCCGTTTGCAGATCTCGCTGCAACGTCAGCTTTTGTGCTGAATGAGGCGGGCCGTGCGATGGATCGTTGGCAAGGATATGGTCAGGGATTTTCCGGTCACATGCTCACCTTTGGCCAAGCGTTGGTAGAACTCGCCGAAATGGGAGATATCGAATGCGCGGAAAGCTGCCGCGAAGCCTTCCTGAAATACGTGACGATCACGCGCCAAGGACCGGGGCCGACTGACAAACCTCGTCAAGATCATAAGCCAAGCCAAGTGCGGCCCAACAGCACCGAATACTGGAGAGAGCGCGGTGACAAGCAGGTGGATATTGGCCATGCCTTCAAGTACCCATACAGTTATTACAATCTGCTTCGTCGAGTGAATGACGATACCCTTGAGCAAGAGCTCGAAGCCAAAGCCTGGCGGGTTTTCTGAATAACCTTTCAACATCCGCGAGGCATGAACAGTGATGCCGTCTTGTGAGGCACGATAAGAAATCGTAAACGCAATCTTTTTAGAGGCTTCCCAAGGAGAATGCCGTGGACAGTGCCTTCTCCTGATTAGAGAGCTGCTCATGTCCCCAACAACTCTCCGACCGATGAGAAAACGACTTTTTACAAGCGGCGTGAGGGTTTCTCGACAGGGTGATGAGCCATGACTCCTGCTGAAGCTTATCTCGATCTCTCCGTCTCTTTGCTCGAACGTGTGCGGGGGCAACTGCCTGCGATCCGCCAAGCGGCGGATTGGTTTGCAGAGACGATCCTGGCCGGGCAGATGGTACATGTGTTTGGCTCCGGTCACAGCCGGATTCTGGTGGAGGAGATGTGGCCACGTTATGGGTCATTTCCTGGGTTCAATCCCATCGTCGAACTGAGCCTGACGTTTCATAATCTGGTGGTGGGAGCCAATGGCCAACGGCAGGCGATGTTTCTGGAAAACGTCAGCGGTTTGGCGTCGCGAATTCTGCGCAATTTTGACCTGAAAGCGGGGGACAGTGCGCTGGTGGTGTCATCGAGCGGATGCAATGTGGTGCCTGTGGAGATGGCAGAGGAGTTTCAGCGTCGTGGTGTGCGGGTGGTGGCGCTGATTTCCGAGTTGCATGCGGATGCCAGCACGACTCGGCATCCAGGAGGGAAGAAGCTGCAGGACTGTGCGGACCTGGTGCTGGATACAGGCGCCCCCGTGGGGGATGCCATGGTGAAGATCGAGGGGTTGGAAACGCCCGTGGCACCGGGGAGCACCGTAGGCGGCTGCTTGGTAGTGAACGCCATCAAGGCTGAGGTGGCGCAGCGTCTCACGGCTGCGGGGCAACCGCCGAAGGTGTTGACGGCAGGCGTACTGGTAGGGCCGGAGCGAGCGACGGCTTTGTTCGAAGCCGCCTACGATGAGCATGCACGACGGATCGCGCCGTATTATCAGGGCTTGGGGGCTGCAATGCCGAAGGCCTAACGACACCCTCCCTCGCCCCGTTGGGGAAAGGGCCGGGGTGAGGGAAAGCGCGAAACGACTGTATCCGTTATTTCGCCAGATCCGTTTGCGAACGCCCCTCACTCGGACGAGTGCCGAAGATCACCAAGAACCCAGCGATGGCTAAGGCAGCACCGACGCCATTGAGGGCGGCCTGGAGGGAGTAATGCGTCTTGAGCCAGCCGATCATCTCGGGGCTGAGGTAACCGGCGAGGTTACCCACCGAGTTAATCCAAGCGATGCCTGCGGCGGCGGCGGTGCCGGAGAGGATGGAGGTGGGCAGAGCCCAGAAGCAGGAGATGGTGCTCATGACGCCGGTGATGGCGACGGCCAGGATGGCGAGCACGAGATAGGGATGCAGACCGGGAATGCCACTGGCGGCAAAGGCGGCTGCGGCGGTGAAGGCCGAAAGCCCAATGTGCCAGCGACGCTCGCCGGTGCGGTCACTGTGACGACCCACGATGACCATGCCGATGGCGGCACAGGCCCAGGGGATGGCGGAATAAAGACCGACCTGCCAATCCACCTGCGTGAGTTTATCTTTGATGATCTGCGGCAGCCAAAAGGAGGTGCCATACAGGCCGACGATGGCGCCGAAGTAGATGGCGCAGCATAACCAGACCTTGCGTGAGAGGAAGGCATCACGCACCCGATGAGCGCGATGACCTTCCGCAGCTTTGGCTTGCTCATCCTGGGCCATTTGTCCCTCCAAGAAGGCTTTTTCAGCCTCGGTGAGCCAGCGGGCTTGGGCAGGACGATCGGCGAGAAGGAAGGGGACGGCGGCACCCAGTAAGACGGTGGGGATGGCTTCCAAAATGAAGAGCCATTGCCAAGCCGCTAAGCCATGCCAGCCTTCGGAGATGGATAAGAGCCAACCCGAGAGTGGACCACCGATGACACCCGAGACGGCGATGGCGGTCATGAACAGCGCAACGATACGGGCGCGGTGATGGCGCGGATACCAGTAGGTCAAATAAAGGATGATGCCCGGGAAGAAGCCTGCCTCGGCCACCCCTAACAAAAAGCGCAGGGTGTAAAAGGAGGTGGCGCTCGAGCTCACGGCCATCAGGGCAGACATGATGCCCCAGCCGATCATGATGCGGGCGATCCAGAGCCGGGCACCGACTTTGTGCAGAATGATGTTACCCGGCACTTCAAAGAAGAAATACCCGAGGAAGAAAATGCCTGCGCCCGTGGCAAAGACAGCATCGCTAAACCAAGGCTCGGCTTGCAGAGACAACTTGGC
Proteins encoded:
- a CDS encoding PIG-L deacetylase family protein, with protein sequence MPSVLAIFAHPDDIEFVAAGTMLLLQERGWDLHYINLCTGNGGSVQMDGPTTVRTRLAEGQEAARILGAAFYPPIADDLELTYSVPLLRKVAAVVREAKPSIVLTHSPSDYMEDHQNAQRLACTAAFAHPIQNFVTDPPRESFLHDVTVYHAMPHGLCDPLRKRIHAGAYVNTSRVHAKKREALAAHVSQKHWLDVTQGMDSYLVSMDEASRKVGALSGCFEYAEGWRRHLHLGFSASAIDPLAEALGDDCFINEDYEKWLTE
- a CDS encoding sugar isomerase domain-containing protein, which produces MTPAEAYLDLSVSLLERVRGQLPAIRQAADWFAETILAGQMVHVFGSGHSRILVEEMWPRYGSFPGFNPIVELSLTFHNLVVGANGQRQAMFLENVSGLASRILRNFDLKAGDSALVVSSSGCNVVPVEMAEEFQRRGVRVVALISELHADASTTRHPGGKKLQDCADLVLDTGAPVGDAMVKIEGLETPVAPGSTVGGCLVVNAIKAEVAQRLTAAGQPPKVLTAGVLVGPERATALFEAAYDEHARRIAPYYQGLGAAMPKA
- a CDS encoding MFS transporter, whose translation is MPASTSPHEAAVYRKVTWRLIPLLFICYILAYIDRVNVGFAKLSLQAEPWFSDAVFATGAGIFFLGYFFFEVPGNIILHKVGARLWIARIMIGWGIMSALMAVSSSATSFYTLRFLLGVAEAGFFPGIILYLTYWYPRHHRARIVALFMTAIAVSGVIGGPLSGWLLSISEGWHGLAAWQWLFILEAIPTVLLGAAVPFLLADRPAQARWLTEAEKAFLEGQMAQDEQAKAAEGHRAHRVRDAFLSRKVWLCCAIYFGAIVGLYGTSFWLPQIIKDKLTQVDWQVGLYSAIPWACAAIGMVIVGRHSDRTGERRWHIGLSAFTAAAAFAASGIPGLHPYLVLAILAVAITGVMSTISCFWALPTSILSGTAAAAGIAWINSVGNLAGYLSPEMIGWLKTHYSLQAALNGVGAALAIAGFLVIFGTRPSEGRSQTDLAK